A single window of Mangifera indica cultivar Alphonso chromosome 18, CATAS_Mindica_2.1, whole genome shotgun sequence DNA harbors:
- the LOC123201317 gene encoding 40S ribosomal protein S4-3-like isoform X1, producing MQARGLKKHLKRLNAPKHWMLDKLGGAFAPKPSSGPHKSRECLPLILILRNRLKYALTYREVIAILMQRHVLVDGKVRTDKTYPAGFMDVVSIPKTNENFRLLYDTKGRFRLHSLRDDEAKFKLCKVRSVQFGQKGIPYLNTYDGRTIRYPDPLIKANDTIKLDLETQKITDFIKFDVGNVVMVTGGRNRGRVGVIKNREKHKGSFETIHIQDATGHEFATRLGNVFTIGKGTKPWVSLPKGKGIKLSIIEEARKRQAAQAAA from the exons ATGCAGGCTAGAGGATTGAAGAAACACTTGAAGAGGCTCAATGCCCCCAAGCATTGGATGCTTGACAAGCTTGGCGGTGCATTC GCACCCAAGCCATCATCTGGACCGCACAAGTCCAGGGAATGCTTACCATTGATCCTCATCCTGCGAAACAGATTGAAGTATGCTTTGACATACCGTGAAGTTATTGCTATCCTCATGCAACGTCATGTTCTTGTTGATGGAAAAGTTAGGACAGATAAGACCTACCCTGCTGGATTCATGG ATGTTGTGTCTATTCCCAAGACAAATGAGAACTTCCGACTCCTTTATGACACCAAGGGTCGCTTCCGTCTACACTCTCTTAGGGATGATGAAGCAAAA TTCAAGCTTTGCAAAGTCAGATCTGTTCAGTTTGGACAGAAAGGTATTCCATACCTGAACACCTATGATGGACGTACCATCCGCTACCCGGATCCACTCATCAAGGCTAATGACACCATCAAGCTCGACCTAGAGACCCAAAAGATCACAGactttatcaaatttgatgTTGGTAATGTTGTCATGGTTACTGGAGGAAGGAATAGAGGTCGTGTTGGAGTAATCAAGAACAGGGAGAAGCATAAGGGCAGCTTTGAGACCATCCATATTCAAGATGCCACTGGCCATGAGTTTGCAACTCGTCTTGGCAATGTGTTTACCATTGGTAAGGGAACAAAACCATGGGTATCACTTCCAAAGGGCAAGGGTATCAAGTTGTCTATCATTGAGGAGGCTAGGAAGAGACAGGCTGCTCAAGCTGCTGCATAA
- the LOC123201317 gene encoding 40S ribosomal protein S4-3-like isoform X2 → MARGLKKHLKRLNAPKHWMLDKLGGAFAPKPSSGPHKSRECLPLILILRNRLKYALTYREVIAILMQRHVLVDGKVRTDKTYPAGFMDVVSIPKTNENFRLLYDTKGRFRLHSLRDDEAKFKLCKVRSVQFGQKGIPYLNTYDGRTIRYPDPLIKANDTIKLDLETQKITDFIKFDVGNVVMVTGGRNRGRVGVIKNREKHKGSFETIHIQDATGHEFATRLGNVFTIGKGTKPWVSLPKGKGIKLSIIEEARKRQAAQAAA, encoded by the exons ATG GCTAGAGGATTGAAGAAACACTTGAAGAGGCTCAATGCCCCCAAGCATTGGATGCTTGACAAGCTTGGCGGTGCATTC GCACCCAAGCCATCATCTGGACCGCACAAGTCCAGGGAATGCTTACCATTGATCCTCATCCTGCGAAACAGATTGAAGTATGCTTTGACATACCGTGAAGTTATTGCTATCCTCATGCAACGTCATGTTCTTGTTGATGGAAAAGTTAGGACAGATAAGACCTACCCTGCTGGATTCATGG ATGTTGTGTCTATTCCCAAGACAAATGAGAACTTCCGACTCCTTTATGACACCAAGGGTCGCTTCCGTCTACACTCTCTTAGGGATGATGAAGCAAAA TTCAAGCTTTGCAAAGTCAGATCTGTTCAGTTTGGACAGAAAGGTATTCCATACCTGAACACCTATGATGGACGTACCATCCGCTACCCGGATCCACTCATCAAGGCTAATGACACCATCAAGCTCGACCTAGAGACCCAAAAGATCACAGactttatcaaatttgatgTTGGTAATGTTGTCATGGTTACTGGAGGAAGGAATAGAGGTCGTGTTGGAGTAATCAAGAACAGGGAGAAGCATAAGGGCAGCTTTGAGACCATCCATATTCAAGATGCCACTGGCCATGAGTTTGCAACTCGTCTTGGCAATGTGTTTACCATTGGTAAGGGAACAAAACCATGGGTATCACTTCCAAAGGGCAAGGGTATCAAGTTGTCTATCATTGAGGAGGCTAGGAAGAGACAGGCTGCTCAAGCTGCTGCATAA